A genomic stretch from Flavobacterium nitratireducens includes:
- a CDS encoding YceI family protein: protein MKKNLLLFLLFFSISIVAQNKKVATNGTIFFEASVPFFEAVEAKNNKVYSAINTKNGSIYFEVYISLFQFERSLMQDHFNTNYMESHKFPKAYFKGVIENFSINDLSTSPNQYYIKGRISIHGVSKNIRVTASVFKTVQNAIVIQSKFALNTDDFKIEIPSLVSNKISKTVNVTLYTNFH from the coding sequence ATGAAAAAAAATCTACTCCTTTTTTTGCTTTTTTTCAGTATTTCAATAGTAGCTCAAAATAAAAAAGTAGCAACTAATGGCACTATCTTTTTTGAGGCATCCGTACCTTTTTTTGAAGCCGTAGAAGCCAAAAACAATAAAGTCTACAGCGCAATTAACACCAAAAATGGAAGCATTTATTTTGAAGTCTACATCAGTCTTTTTCAATTTGAAAGAAGCTTAATGCAGGATCATTTCAATACTAATTATATGGAAAGTCATAAATTTCCTAAAGCCTATTTTAAAGGTGTCATAGAAAACTTTTCAATTAATGACTTAAGTACTTCACCAAACCAATATTACATTAAAGGACGGATTTCAATACATGGTGTATCCAAAAATATCCGAGTAACTGCTAGTGTATTCAAAACTGTTCAAAACGCAATTGTAATTCAATCCAAATTTGCTTTGAACACAGACGATTTCAAAATTGAAATTCCGTCATTAGTGAGTAACAAAATTTCTAAAACGGTAAATGTTACCTTATATACAAATTTTCACTAA
- a CDS encoding TetR family transcriptional regulator C-terminal domain-containing protein yields MNKDANYESYDMKSKLLSFYFTFFELLAANRSYVNISLKENKNQLKNLVQLSSFRTHFKQFIAEITTDDVRIKQEKIQDIQDKAIQETAWVQFLFTLKFWLEDGSPNFEKTDIYIEKSVSLSFELMNTGPINSLIDFGKFIFKEKIQKN; encoded by the coding sequence TTGAATAAGGATGCTAATTATGAATCGTATGATATGAAAAGCAAATTGTTGAGTTTTTATTTTACATTTTTTGAATTATTAGCAGCAAACCGCAGTTATGTAAACATTAGTTTAAAAGAAAACAAAAACCAGTTAAAAAACCTTGTACAATTATCCAGTTTTAGAACCCATTTCAAGCAATTCATTGCTGAAATCACAACGGATGATGTTAGAATTAAACAAGAAAAAATCCAAGATATTCAGGATAAAGCGATTCAAGAAACGGCTTGGGTACAATTTTTATTTACTTTAAAATTTTGGTTAGAAGACGGCTCTCCAAATTTTGAGAAAACCGATATTTATATTGAAAAATCAGTCAGCCTTAGTTTTGAATTAATGAATACAGGTCCTATCAATAGTTTGATTGACTTTGGGAAATTTATTTTTAAAGAAAAAATACAAAAAAACTAA
- a CDS encoding ABC transporter ATP-binding protein, translating into MKAKAFDTRLFKRILHYTKPYQWRFNGVVVFAISLSLFSALRPYLLKQTVDSYIQKEDASGLLLYITLMGIVLLLEVFSQFYFVYWANWLGQDIVKDIRVKLFKHILSFRMKYFDLVPVGQLVTRSVSDIESIARIFSQGLFMIISDLMKMVVVLIFMFYMNWKLTWIVIVAMPILVYVTRIFQRKMQVAFEEVRAQIANMNTFVQERVTGMKIVQLFNREEIESEKFKIINEKHQNAWIKTILYNSIFFPIADIISSLTLGCVVLYGGIKIINGDHFTTFGDLFSYTMFISLLFNPLRQIADKFNEMQLGMISANRVFEIIDTQDQIQDNGTIEAPVFDGNITFKDVRFSYIDNEEVIKGIDLKVNSGETIAIVGSTGAGKSTIINLLNRFYEIKSGTICIDNVNIEDYTLSSLRKQIAIVLQDVFLFADTIYNNITLNNPDISREDVYAAAKEIGVHDFIMSLPDNYDFDVKERGVMLSSGQRQLIAFLRAYVSNPSILILDEATSSIDTYSEELIQRATETITKGRTSIVIAHRLATIVNADKIVVMDKGLIVEEGTHQELINKESGYYKNLYDSQFSLAE; encoded by the coding sequence ATGAAAGCAAAAGCATTCGATACACGATTATTCAAAAGAATATTACACTATACAAAACCTTATCAATGGCGTTTTAATGGCGTGGTGGTATTTGCCATTTCGTTATCTCTTTTTTCCGCTTTAAGACCTTATTTATTAAAGCAAACAGTGGATAGTTATATCCAAAAAGAAGATGCTTCTGGACTTTTACTTTACATCACATTGATGGGAATTGTATTGCTATTGGAGGTTTTCTCTCAATTTTATTTTGTGTATTGGGCTAACTGGTTAGGACAAGACATTGTAAAAGATATTCGTGTCAAATTGTTCAAACACATCCTGAGTTTTAGAATGAAATATTTTGACTTGGTTCCAGTGGGACAATTGGTAACCCGTTCGGTATCAGACATCGAATCAATTGCTCGAATTTTCAGTCAAGGTTTATTCATGATTATAAGTGACCTAATGAAAATGGTAGTTGTACTTATTTTTATGTTCTACATGAACTGGAAACTCACTTGGATTGTTATTGTTGCTATGCCTATTCTTGTATATGTTACCCGTATTTTCCAACGCAAAATGCAAGTTGCTTTTGAGGAAGTACGCGCACAAATTGCCAATATGAATACCTTCGTACAAGAACGTGTTACAGGAATGAAAATCGTTCAATTATTTAATCGAGAAGAAATTGAATCGGAAAAATTTAAAATTATCAACGAAAAGCATCAAAACGCTTGGATTAAAACCATTCTTTACAACTCCATCTTCTTCCCTATTGCCGATATTATTTCGTCGTTAACCTTAGGATGTGTGGTTTTGTATGGTGGTATCAAAATCATAAATGGCGATCATTTTACCACCTTTGGGGATTTGTTTTCATACACTATGTTTATCAGTTTACTTTTCAATCCTTTACGCCAAATTGCAGATAAATTCAATGAGATGCAACTCGGAATGATATCGGCAAATCGTGTTTTTGAAATCATCGATACCCAGGACCAAATTCAGGATAATGGAACAATTGAAGCACCTGTATTTGATGGAAATATTACTTTCAAAGATGTTCGCTTTAGTTATATTGACAACGAAGAAGTCATTAAAGGCATAGATTTAAAAGTCAATTCGGGCGAAACAATTGCCATTGTAGGGTCTACCGGTGCCGGAAAATCGACCATTATCAATTTATTGAATCGTTTTTACGAAATAAAAAGTGGTACCATTTGTATTGATAATGTCAACATCGAAGATTATACGTTGAGTTCACTCAGAAAACAAATTGCTATTGTACTGCAAGATGTATTTCTTTTTGCCGATACCATTTACAACAATATCACATTAAACAATCCCGACATTAGTAGAGAAGATGTTTATGCTGCCGCAAAAGAAATAGGCGTTCATGATTTTATTATGAGCTTACCTGACAATTATGATTTTGATGTAAAAGAACGCGGTGTGATGCTTTCTTCTGGTCAACGCCAATTGATCGCGTTTTTGAGAGCCTACGTAAGCAATCCAAGCATCTTAATTTTGGACGAAGCGACTTCTTCGATTGATACTTACTCAGAAGAATTAATTCAACGCGCTACCGAAACCATTACCAAAGGAAGAACTTCTATTGTTATTGCGCATAGACTGGCTACTATTGTAAATGCCGATAAAATTGTAGTAATGGACAAAGGTTTAATTGTTGAAGAAGGAACACATCAAGAACTAATTAATAAAGAATCTGGTTATTATAAAAACCTTTACGACTCTCAATTTTCATTAGCCGAATAA
- a CDS encoding TIGR03643 family protein translates to MKTALSNLDKDRIIEMAWEDRTTFEAIQFQFGLKEQEVIDLMRTEMKPSSFKMWRERVQGRKTKHEKLRNFSEGRFKCSRQRQINNNKISKR, encoded by the coding sequence TTGAAAACAGCACTTAGCAATTTAGACAAAGACCGAATCATCGAAATGGCATGGGAAGACCGAACTACTTTTGAAGCCATACAGTTCCAGTTTGGGTTAAAAGAACAAGAAGTGATTGATTTGATGCGAACTGAAATGAAACCTTCAAGCTTTAAAATGTGGCGCGAACGAGTGCAAGGTCGCAAAACAAAACATGAAAAGCTAAGAAATTTTAGTGAAGGGCGTTTCAAATGTAGCCGACAAAGACAAATAAACAACAATAAAATTTCAAAACGATAA
- a CDS encoding RNA polymerase sigma factor, producing MKESIDHYIQKCIENDRGGQQKIYQLFAPVLYGLCLKYMKNEDDAKDVFQEAFVVVFQKMGQYRFEGSFEGWLKRIFINKLIETLNKRKRDVLFAEEMYQEDVIEEEDDFDSNAIPQEQLLECIQQLPDQYRLVFNLYYFEKMKHKEIAVTLNISEGTSNRFTGSN from the coding sequence TTGAAAGAATCTATAGACCATTATATTCAGAAATGTATCGAAAATGATAGAGGAGGACAACAGAAAATTTATCAGTTGTTTGCTCCTGTATTGTATGGTCTATGCTTAAAATACATGAAAAATGAAGATGATGCAAAGGATGTTTTTCAGGAAGCTTTTGTGGTCGTTTTTCAAAAAATGGGGCAGTACCGATTTGAAGGGAGTTTTGAAGGTTGGTTAAAACGTATTTTTATCAATAAATTAATAGAAACGCTTAACAAAAGAAAAAGAGACGTGCTTTTTGCAGAGGAAATGTATCAAGAAGATGTTATAGAGGAAGAAGATGATTTTGACAGTAATGCGATTCCTCAAGAACAATTATTAGAATGTATTCAGCAATTGCCAGATCAATACCGATTGGTTTTCAATCTGTATTATTTTGAAAAAATGAAGCATAAAGAAATTGCAGTTACTTTAAATATTTCAGAAGGGACTTCAAATCGATTTACGGGAAGCAATTGA
- a CDS encoding ABC1 kinase family protein translates to MKTIDYIPTSKIERATKLVQTGAKVGVNYLKYYGEKIVNSDLSRDKLNESNAEDIYDGLKSLKGSALKVAQMLSMDKNFLPQAYVEKFSLSQFSVPPLSAPLVLKTFKSNFGKTPYEIFDEFNPNSVNAASIGQVHLAVKNKKKLAVKIQYPGVANSISSDLALVKPIAIRMFNLQGKDSDKYFKEVEDKLIEETNYLLELQQSQEVAEACKKIKNLVFPAYYPEFSSEKIITMDWMTGVHLSEFKNSDPKIANQIGQALWDFYMYQIHILRKVHADPHPGNFLINVQNQLVALDFGCMKSIPNDFYIPYFELVNPEVIENKELFRKKLFELEILRNDDTKAEINYFTQMFYDLLSLFTKPFQSESFDFSDEAFFQNIAQLGERFAKDTNLKKMNGNRGSKHFIYMNRTFFGLYQLLFDLKANIIVNQYQKY, encoded by the coding sequence ATGAAGACAATTGATTATATTCCAACTTCGAAAATTGAACGCGCCACAAAACTCGTTCAAACGGGAGCAAAAGTAGGGGTGAATTACCTGAAATACTACGGTGAAAAAATAGTAAATTCTGACTTAAGTCGGGATAAACTTAACGAAAGTAACGCCGAAGATATTTATGACGGACTAAAAAGCTTAAAAGGAAGCGCTCTAAAAGTGGCTCAAATGCTGAGTATGGATAAAAATTTCCTGCCTCAGGCTTATGTCGAAAAGTTTTCTTTGTCGCAATTTTCTGTTCCACCACTATCGGCACCATTGGTACTTAAAACTTTCAAATCTAATTTTGGTAAAACACCCTACGAAATCTTTGACGAATTCAATCCTAATTCGGTAAATGCGGCAAGTATTGGTCAGGTTCATTTGGCTGTAAAAAACAAGAAAAAACTAGCTGTCAAAATTCAATATCCAGGAGTTGCTAATAGTATTTCATCTGATTTGGCTTTAGTAAAACCCATAGCCATCCGAATGTTTAATTTACAAGGAAAGGATTCTGATAAATATTTTAAAGAAGTTGAAGATAAATTAATTGAAGAAACCAATTATTTATTAGAACTCCAACAAAGTCAAGAAGTTGCCGAAGCCTGCAAAAAAATCAAGAACTTGGTTTTCCCAGCATACTACCCCGAATTTTCATCCGAAAAAATCATCACTATGGATTGGATGACGGGCGTACATTTATCAGAATTTAAAAATTCAGACCCAAAAATTGCGAACCAAATTGGTCAAGCCTTATGGGATTTTTATATGTACCAAATTCATATTTTACGAAAAGTACACGCGGATCCGCATCCAGGCAATTTTTTGATAAATGTTCAAAACCAATTGGTAGCACTTGATTTTGGCTGTATGAAAAGCATACCAAATGATTTCTACATTCCTTATTTCGAATTGGTTAACCCAGAAGTAATAGAAAACAAGGAACTATTTAGAAAAAAATTATTTGAATTAGAAATTCTAAGAAACGATGACACTAAAGCTGAAATAAACTATTTCACGCAAATGTTTTACGACTTATTATCCTTATTCACTAAACCTTTTCAATCAGAATCATTCGATTTTTCAGATGAAGCATTTTTTCAAAATATTGCTCAATTAGGAGAGCGTTTTGCGAAAGACACCAATCTGAAAAAAATGAATGGGAATCGAGGTTCCAAACATTTTATTTATATGAATAGAACCTTTTTTGGGTTGTACCAACTCCTATTTGATTTGAAAGCCAATATTATTGTAAACCAATATCAAAAATATTAA
- a CDS encoding pseudouridine synthase encodes MHQHFILHKPYGYLSQFIYELKRKKRLLGELYDFPEGTMAIGRLDEDSEGLLLLTTDGMMSELVRSKKVDKEYYVQVDGIITQEALDELKKGVMIGVKGGKYKTKPCEARLISEIPDFGLRGRKIRDERHGPTSWASITVNEGKFRQVRKMTAAVGFPTLRLVRVRVGNVLLGNLQAGEVREVDHFGLNNAENYKGNLKNK; translated from the coding sequence TTGCATCAACATTTTATACTTCATAAACCCTACGGTTATTTAAGTCAATTTATTTACGAGTTGAAACGTAAAAAGCGACTTTTGGGTGAATTGTATGATTTTCCAGAAGGAACAATGGCAATTGGTCGGCTTGATGAAGATTCGGAAGGCTTATTATTACTCACTACAGATGGAATGATGAGCGAATTAGTTCGTTCTAAAAAAGTAGATAAGGAATATTATGTTCAGGTTGATGGCATAATAACTCAGGAAGCACTAGACGAACTAAAAAAAGGAGTAATGATAGGTGTTAAGGGCGGAAAATACAAAACCAAACCTTGTGAAGCTAGATTGATTTCTGAAATTCCTGATTTTGGTCTCCGAGGAAGAAAAATACGAGACGAACGTCATGGTCCAACTTCTTGGGCTTCCATTACAGTGAATGAAGGTAAATTTCGTCAGGTGCGAAAAATGACCGCAGCCGTTGGATTTCCTACTTTGCGATTAGTACGCGTTAGGGTAGGAAATGTGCTATTAGGAAATTTACAAGCAGGAGAAGTACGAGAAGTAGATCACTTTGGTCTTAATAATGCTGAAAATTACAAAGGCAATTTGAAAAACAAATAA
- a CDS encoding outer membrane beta-barrel protein, whose protein sequence is MAASLIVGLGLLGAFYFQSSNEKHTNGMPLPVTPQSGIVNQSRSLEENSPKQEIQAEDKNQNNQIVYPKSNKENNNQAEEGLTHSSTPKGSRSITSPNSHHQLVAATTSSKVLNAEKEQQNHSEINTNTNPVLVQENPNSVVEKSATENPNNAINPKEDLKQNALAALANENQKKEKKSTVEDRWSLQLFAGINNSQNLKNQKSLGNSIESQKGYNYGVKTNYKLNKRWAVSTGLKVSELGQQVANVSYLNASQSLVNVNQLSYAAASHDNQGITTNSNYIFVSANTNYEKSNVSPTFYESGNLSQRVQYIEMPMEISYSILNKGKARLNLNTGGFVGRVISNKVALDNTTIGKNSDVNETVFGTVLSSTLQYELYKKTRVFVEPGMNFYTQPVQNQNFNQFQMLLNFGFNISF, encoded by the coding sequence GTGGCAGCAAGTTTGATCGTTGGTCTTGGTTTGTTGGGTGCTTTTTATTTTCAATCTTCTAATGAAAAGCATACTAATGGCATGCCTTTACCAGTTACTCCTCAAAGTGGGATAGTTAATCAATCCAGATCTTTGGAAGAAAATAGCCCAAAACAAGAAATCCAAGCTGAAGATAAGAATCAAAATAATCAAATAGTTTATCCAAAATCGAACAAAGAAAATAATAATCAAGCTGAAGAAGGCCTAACGCATTCATCAACCCCAAAAGGGTCTAGAAGTATAACTTCGCCTAATTCACATCATCAATTAGTGGCAGCAACAACAAGTTCTAAAGTTTTGAATGCTGAAAAAGAACAGCAAAATCATTCGGAGATAAATACGAATACTAATCCAGTTTTAGTGCAAGAAAATCCAAATTCAGTCGTTGAAAAATCAGCAACTGAAAATCCGAATAACGCCATTAACCCTAAAGAGGATTTGAAACAAAATGCTTTGGCTGCTTTAGCCAATGAAAACCAAAAGAAAGAGAAAAAATCCACTGTTGAGGATAGATGGTCGCTCCAGTTATTTGCAGGAATTAATAATTCGCAGAATTTAAAAAATCAAAAGAGCTTAGGGAATTCGATTGAGTCTCAAAAAGGTTATAATTATGGTGTGAAAACCAATTATAAACTGAATAAAAGATGGGCGGTAAGTACGGGATTAAAAGTAAGTGAATTAGGGCAGCAAGTCGCTAACGTATCCTATCTGAACGCTTCTCAAAGTCTAGTAAATGTCAATCAGTTATCGTATGCTGCTGCTTCGCATGATAACCAAGGAATCACTACCAACTCTAATTATATATTTGTATCAGCTAATACTAATTATGAGAAATCGAATGTTAGTCCTACATTTTATGAAAGCGGTAATTTATCTCAAAGAGTTCAATACATTGAAATGCCAATGGAGATTTCGTATTCAATTTTAAACAAAGGGAAAGCTCGTTTGAATCTAAACACGGGTGGATTTGTAGGTAGAGTAATTTCGAATAAAGTGGCATTGGATAATACTACGATTGGTAAAAATTCGGATGTAAATGAAACGGTTTTTGGAACGGTATTAAGCAGTACATTACAATATGAATTATACAAGAAGACCAGAGTTTTTGTAGAGCCTGGAATGAATTTTTATACTCAGCCAGTTCAAAATCAAAATTTTAACCAGTTTCAAATGCTTTTAAATTTTGGTTTTAATATTTCTTTTTAA
- a CDS encoding TIGR01777 family oxidoreductase: MKKNVLITGGTGFVGKQLTQLLIANGYSVSVLSRNKKQSSTDITYYTWDVEKQIIEKEAVLKADYIIHLAGENIAGKRWTNKRKEAILSSRELSARLIFDILQQSNTKIEAFITASAVGIYGAINGRAICNEEMQAAYDFLGLTCQKWEAAAEPFEKNGIRTVMLRTGLVLGANEGLLAKLTPVFKLKLGAPLGSGKQYMPWIHIDDLCKMYLEAIKNPNMSGPYNAAITDDTTNEVFSKTLAKVLGYSIWLPNVPAFLIQLGLGEMSKLLLTGRRVLNAKIRALGFEFTHTNLEEALKDCLSK, encoded by the coding sequence ATGAAAAAAAATGTTTTAATAACCGGAGGAACCGGTTTTGTAGGTAAACAATTGACCCAATTATTAATTGCTAATGGGTATTCTGTTTCTGTTTTGAGTAGGAATAAAAAGCAATCATCAACAGATATTACTTATTATACTTGGGATGTTGAAAAACAAATAATTGAAAAAGAGGCTGTCTTAAAAGCGGATTATATTATTCATCTAGCTGGTGAGAATATTGCTGGAAAACGTTGGACGAATAAAAGGAAAGAAGCTATTTTGTCTAGTAGAGAGCTTTCTGCCCGATTGATTTTTGATATTTTGCAGCAAAGTAATACAAAAATTGAAGCTTTTATTACTGCTTCGGCAGTGGGAATTTATGGAGCTATTAATGGTCGAGCTATTTGTAATGAGGAGATGCAAGCGGCCTATGACTTTTTAGGTTTAACTTGTCAGAAATGGGAAGCCGCAGCTGAGCCTTTCGAAAAAAATGGCATCAGAACAGTGATGTTACGAACTGGTTTAGTTTTAGGAGCTAACGAAGGTTTATTGGCTAAATTAACACCTGTTTTCAAATTGAAATTAGGTGCTCCATTAGGTTCAGGTAAGCAATATATGCCGTGGATACACATAGATGATTTGTGTAAAATGTATTTAGAAGCGATTAAAAATCCAAATATGTCTGGACCTTACAATGCAGCTATTACTGATGATACCACGAATGAAGTTTTTTCCAAAACATTGGCAAAAGTTTTGGGGTATTCGATTTGGTTGCCTAATGTACCTGCTTTCTTAATTCAATTAGGATTAGGTGAAATGTCTAAATTGCTATTAACAGGCCGAAGAGTTTTAAATGCTAAAATTCGTGCCTTAGGTTTTGAGTTTACTCATACGAATCTTGAGGAAGCACTAAAGGATTGTCTCTCAAAATGA
- a CDS encoding ABC transporter ATP-binding protein — protein sequence MSNSNPLLQAKQISIGYTHKKGTNLIAADINLTLEKGKLVSLIGANGIGKSTLLRTLTAIQKPISGTVSLNGKDIHHMNALTLAQNLSVVLTEKLPPSNLSVFELVALGRQPYTNWIGTLSEEDIKKVNDALTLTQIEHLATKRHFEISDGQLQKVLVARALAQDTPLIILDEPTTHLDLLHKVALFKLLKKLSNETQKCILFSTHDIDLAIQLSDEMIIMTPETIVQDQPCNLISKGVFATLFKDEHILFDAEKGRFIFS from the coding sequence ATGAGTAATTCTAATCCCTTATTACAAGCAAAGCAAATTAGCATAGGTTATACCCATAAAAAAGGGACAAACCTTATCGCTGCTGATATAAACTTAACTTTAGAAAAAGGGAAACTCGTGTCTTTAATTGGTGCAAATGGGATTGGAAAATCAACTTTATTACGAACATTAACAGCTATTCAAAAACCAATTTCTGGAACTGTCTCATTAAACGGAAAAGACATCCATCATATGAATGCTTTGACTTTAGCCCAAAATCTAAGTGTGGTTTTAACCGAAAAATTACCGCCCAGCAATCTTAGCGTATTCGAGCTGGTAGCACTGGGTAGACAACCCTATACAAACTGGATTGGGACTTTATCAGAGGAAGACATAAAAAAAGTAAATGACGCATTAACGCTTACGCAAATTGAACACTTAGCAACTAAAAGACATTTTGAAATTAGCGATGGTCAATTGCAAAAGGTTTTGGTAGCGAGAGCATTGGCTCAGGATACGCCACTAATTATCCTTGACGAACCAACAACCCATTTGGATTTACTCCATAAGGTAGCGCTGTTCAAACTGCTAAAAAAACTTAGCAATGAAACCCAAAAGTGCATTCTTTTTTCTACTCACGATATTGATTTGGCTATTCAATTGAGTGACGAAATGATCATTATGACTCCCGAAACCATCGTTCAGGATCAACCTTGTAATTTAATCTCTAAAGGTGTTTTTGCTACGCTTTTCAAAGATGAACATATTTTATTTGATGCGGAAAAAGGGCGCTTTATATTTTCCTAA
- the rmuC gene encoding DNA recombination protein RmuC, producing the protein MFNMLPLLVSFVIALAIGIYIGKLLFSARFQSEKTSLEEKLIALHSQIEQLKEQFSNEKINFEKQLAASNQEKEAIRTEKDSLAIQLSKKEVDFDNLWERNKEQKEEVEKLQEKFTKEFENLANKILDEKSNKFTEQNKENLKNILTPLQDKIQLFEKKVEDTHKESIDYHAALRQQILGLREMNIQMSKETLNLTKALKGDSKMQGNWGELVLERVLEKSGLEKGREYEVQQSFMTEEGNRVMPDVVINLPDGKKMIVDSKVSLTAYEKYINEEEDEIKNSYLKEHVNSIKRHVEQLGNKNYQDLYQIESPDFVLLFIPIEPAFAIALNEDTSLYNKAFEKNIVIVTPATLLATLRTIDSMWTNQKQQENALEIARQAGALYDKFEGFVADLIKIGKKIDETKVEYTGAMNKLVDGSGNLIIRVEKLKKMGAKAKKALPESIIARAKKDDNFIE; encoded by the coding sequence ATGTTCAATATGCTCCCCCTTTTAGTATCTTTTGTAATTGCACTTGCAATAGGAATTTACATTGGAAAATTACTTTTTTCTGCTCGTTTTCAATCCGAAAAAACAAGTTTAGAAGAAAAATTAATTGCACTCCATTCGCAAATTGAACAACTAAAAGAGCAATTCTCGAATGAAAAAATCAATTTCGAAAAACAATTAGCAGCAAGCAATCAAGAAAAAGAAGCAATCCGAACTGAAAAAGACAGTCTGGCAATCCAACTTTCTAAAAAAGAAGTTGATTTTGATAATCTTTGGGAACGAAACAAAGAGCAAAAAGAAGAAGTAGAAAAACTTCAAGAAAAATTCACCAAAGAATTTGAAAATTTAGCCAACAAGATTCTAGACGAAAAGTCAAATAAATTTACCGAGCAGAATAAAGAAAACCTGAAAAACATCCTGACTCCGCTTCAGGATAAAATTCAATTATTTGAAAAGAAAGTCGAAGACACCCACAAAGAAAGTATTGATTATCATGCGGCTTTACGCCAACAAATTTTAGGCTTACGCGAAATGAATATTCAAATGAGTAAAGAAACCCTGAATTTGACAAAAGCGTTAAAAGGCGATAGTAAAATGCAGGGAAATTGGGGCGAATTAGTCTTAGAACGTGTATTAGAAAAATCAGGTCTGGAAAAAGGACGTGAATACGAGGTACAACAAAGTTTTATGACTGAAGAAGGAAACCGTGTTATGCCCGATGTAGTTATCAATTTACCCGACGGCAAAAAAATGATAGTCGATTCTAAGGTTTCGTTAACAGCTTATGAAAAATACATCAATGAAGAGGAAGACGAAATTAAAAATTCGTACCTAAAAGAACACGTTAATTCCATCAAACGCCATGTGGAGCAATTAGGCAACAAGAATTATCAGGATTTGTACCAAATTGAAAGTCCAGATTTTGTATTGCTTTTTATTCCAATTGAACCTGCATTTGCCATTGCTTTGAACGAAGATACTTCATTGTACAATAAAGCTTTTGAAAAAAACATTGTTATTGTAACGCCTGCTACCCTCTTAGCTACTTTACGTACAATTGATAGCATGTGGACCAATCAAAAACAACAGGAAAATGCCTTAGAAATTGCCCGTCAAGCAGGTGCTTTATATGATAAATTTGAAGGATTTGTTGCCGATTTAATCAAGATAGGCAAAAAAATAGACGAAACTAAAGTCGAATATACAGGCGCTATGAACAAACTAGTTGATGGAAGTGGAAATCTAATTATCCGTGTTGAAAAACTAAAAAAAATGGGTGCCAAAGCAAAAAAAGCACTTCCTGAAAGTATCATCGCTAGAGCCAAAAAAGACGATAATTTCATCGAATAA
- a CDS encoding tRNA (cytidine(34)-2'-O)-methyltransferase — translation MLNIVLVEPEIPNNTGNIGRLCVGTESRLHLIHPFGFVINDKNLKRSGLDYWVHLDVTEYQNVAEWMQQIPDKSRVFLMSSHAENSYLDIEFQDEDWLVFGKESVGLSKEFLSLFAKENQLKIPMSTKIRSFNIANSVAFVVGEAKRQLGLNNTI, via the coding sequence ATGTTAAACATTGTATTAGTAGAACCCGAAATACCAAATAATACAGGTAATATTGGACGATTGTGTGTAGGGACCGAAAGTAGGTTACACTTAATTCATCCTTTTGGTTTTGTGATTAATGATAAAAATTTAAAGCGTTCAGGCTTGGATTATTGGGTGCATCTCGACGTAACTGAATATCAAAATGTCGCCGAATGGATGCAGCAAATTCCAGATAAATCCAGAGTTTTCCTAATGAGTTCCCATGCTGAGAATTCGTATTTGGATATTGAATTTCAAGATGAAGATTGGTTAGTTTTTGGAAAAGAAAGTGTGGGTTTGAGCAAAGAATTTTTGAGTTTATTTGCAAAAGAAAATCAATTGAAGATTCCAATGTCTACTAAAATCAGAAGTTTTAATATCGCAAATTCAGTCGCCTTTGTTGTAGGGGAAGCGAAAAGACAATTAGGATTGAACAATACAATTTAA